A stretch of Flavobacterium sp. N1994 DNA encodes these proteins:
- the mdh gene encoding malate dehydrogenase has protein sequence MKVTIVGAGNVGATCADAIAYRRIASEIVLVDIREGFAEGKALDITQTQTTLGFNTKVTGSTNDYAKTAGSDVVVITSGIPRKPGMTREELIGINAGIVKSVAESLLQHSPKAIFVIVSNPMDTMTYLTFKSLGLPKNRVIGMGGTLDSSRFKTYLSLALDKPANDIQGMVIGGHGDTTMIPLTRLASYNGVPVSEFLSTAELEKVSADTMVGGATLTGLLGTSAWYAPGASVSYLVDAILNDQKKMIPCSVYLEGEYGQSDICIGVPCIIGRNGVEKIVDITLNDEEKAKFAKSADAVRAMNGDLKSILG, from the coding sequence ATGAAAGTTACGATTGTAGGAGCAGGAAACGTTGGTGCCACTTGTGCTGATGCTATTGCTTACAGAAGAATTGCCAGCGAAATTGTGTTGGTAGATATTAGAGAAGGTTTTGCAGAAGGAAAAGCTTTAGACATTACCCAAACACAAACTACTTTAGGGTTTAATACTAAAGTTACTGGAAGTACAAATGATTATGCAAAAACAGCAGGAAGCGATGTTGTAGTTATTACATCCGGAATTCCTAGAAAGCCAGGAATGACTCGTGAAGAATTAATTGGAATCAACGCTGGTATTGTGAAGTCGGTTGCAGAAAGCTTATTGCAACATTCTCCTAAGGCAATTTTTGTTATAGTCTCTAACCCAATGGATACTATGACTTATTTGACTTTTAAATCTTTAGGATTACCAAAAAATAGAGTTATCGGAATGGGAGGAACTTTAGATAGTTCTCGATTCAAAACCTACTTGTCACTTGCTTTAGACAAACCTGCGAATGACATTCAAGGAATGGTAATTGGAGGTCACGGAGATACTACTATGATTCCGTTAACAAGATTAGCTTCTTATAATGGAGTGCCAGTTTCTGAATTTTTATCGACAGCCGAATTAGAAAAAGTTTCCGCAGATACTATGGTGGGAGGCGCTACATTGACGGGGTTATTAGGAACTTCTGCTTGGTATGCTCCAGGAGCTTCTGTTTCTTATTTAGTAGATGCTATTTTGAATGACCAAAAGAAAATGATTCCTTGTTCAGTATATCTAGAAGGAGAATATGGACAGAGTGATATTTGTATCGGAGTGCCATGTATCATTGGTAGAAACGGTGTAGAGAAGATTGTTGATATTACTTTAAATGATGAAGAAAAAGCCAAATTTGCTAAGAGTGCTGATGCAGTAAGAGCGATGAATGGTGATTTGAAATCGATATTAGGTTAA
- a CDS encoding bifunctional response regulator/alkaline phosphatase family protein translates to MDTIKILWVDDEIDLLKPHILFLEKKNYKVTTFNNGRDAVDAFEDGNFDIVFLDENMPGMSGLETLSEMKEKKSSTPMIMITKSEEEYIMEEAIGSKIADYLIKPVNPNQILLSLKKNLDHSRLISEKTTLDYQKEFRKIAMEMAMVNSYEDWVELYKKLLFWELELENINDQSMFEILESQKVEANSQFGKFIERNYEDWFEPKADRPIQSHTLFRELVVPELVKKDKPVLFVVIDNLRYDQWKAIEGVVSNHYKLEKEVPYYASLPTATQYARNSIFSGLTPLEMEKQFPQYWKNDVEDGGKNLYEAEFLTAHLKRLGLNIKQDYFKITNLTSGKKLAENFKGLKDNQLVTVVYNFVDMLSHAKTEMDVVKELASDDKAYRSLTLSWFKNSPLLEIIQQAQKLGFKLIITTDHGTINVKNPSKVIGDKNTSLNLRYKTGRSLTYEDKEVYAVKDPKKIGLPTINMSSSYIFAKNDFFLAYVNNYNHYVSYYRNTYQHGGISLEEMIVPFLVFNPK, encoded by the coding sequence ATGGATACGATAAAAATTCTGTGGGTAGATGATGAAATTGATTTACTTAAACCACACATTTTATTCCTTGAAAAGAAAAATTATAAGGTAACTACTTTTAATAATGGTCGGGATGCTGTTGATGCTTTTGAAGATGGCAATTTTGACATAGTCTTTCTTGATGAGAACATGCCTGGAATGAGCGGTTTGGAAACACTTTCAGAAATGAAAGAAAAAAAATCATCCACACCGATGATTATGATTACCAAAAGTGAGGAAGAATATATCATGGAAGAAGCCATAGGTTCTAAAATAGCCGACTATTTGATAAAACCTGTGAATCCAAATCAAATATTACTAAGTTTAAAGAAAAACCTAGACCATTCAAGATTAATTTCAGAAAAAACAACCTTAGATTATCAAAAAGAATTCCGAAAAATTGCTATGGAAATGGCCATGGTAAACAGCTATGAAGATTGGGTAGAATTATATAAAAAATTACTTTTTTGGGAATTGGAATTAGAAAACATTAACGATCAAAGTATGTTTGAAATTCTAGAAAGCCAAAAAGTAGAAGCCAATTCGCAGTTTGGAAAATTCATTGAACGTAATTACGAAGATTGGTTTGAACCGAAAGCTGATAGACCCATTCAATCTCATACCTTGTTCAGAGAATTAGTTGTTCCCGAATTGGTTAAAAAAGATAAACCTGTCCTTTTTGTAGTTATAGATAATCTTCGTTACGACCAATGGAAAGCTATTGAAGGTGTCGTTAGCAATCATTATAAACTTGAAAAAGAAGTCCCATATTACGCTAGTTTACCAACTGCAACACAATATGCTCGAAATTCTATTTTCTCTGGTTTAACACCATTAGAAATGGAAAAGCAGTTCCCGCAATATTGGAAAAATGATGTCGAAGATGGCGGAAAAAATCTTTATGAAGCCGAGTTTCTTACTGCTCATTTAAAACGATTAGGTTTAAATATCAAACAAGATTATTTTAAAATTACCAATTTAACCAGTGGTAAAAAATTAGCTGAAAACTTCAAAGGATTAAAAGACAACCAATTGGTAACCGTCGTTTATAATTTTGTGGATATGCTTTCACATGCCAAAACAGAAATGGATGTGGTAAAAGAATTAGCTTCAGATGATAAAGCCTATCGTTCCCTGACACTAAGTTGGTTTAAAAACTCTCCTTTATTAGAAATTATTCAACAAGCCCAAAAATTAGGATTCAAATTAATCATCACTACTGACCACGGAACAATCAATGTAAAAAACCCTTCAAAAGTGATTGGCGATAAAAACACTAGTTTAAATCTGCGTTATAAAACCGGAAGAAGTTTGACTTATGAAGATAAGGAAGTATACGCTGTAAAAGATCCTAAAAAAATTGGTTTGCCAACCATCAATATGAGTAGTTCTTATATTTTTGCAAAGAATGATTTTTTCTTGGCTTATGTCAACAATTATAATCACTACGTTAGTTACTATAGAAATACCTATCAACATGGCGGAATTTCATTAGAAGAAATGATAGTGCCGTTTTTAGTTTTTAATCCAAAATAG
- the tsaE gene encoding tRNA (adenosine(37)-N6)-threonylcarbamoyltransferase complex ATPase subunit type 1 TsaE, which produces MEIIFSLDEIQEVAQKIIAENPNKVMLFHGNMGVGKTTLIKALAKQLGVQDATSSPTFSLVNEYKTNDNQWVYHFDMYRLKSETEALDMGVDDYLFSGNWCLIEWAEKIPNLLPDDFSVAKLTQTIDGKRHLTLS; this is translated from the coding sequence ATGGAAATCATTTTTTCATTAGATGAAATTCAAGAAGTAGCTCAAAAAATCATCGCCGAAAACCCAAATAAAGTAATGCTTTTTCATGGCAATATGGGTGTTGGAAAAACAACATTAATAAAGGCTTTGGCAAAACAACTTGGAGTTCAAGATGCTACAAGTAGTCCAACTTTTTCGTTAGTAAACGAATACAAAACCAATGATAATCAATGGGTGTATCATTTTGATATGTACCGATTAAAATCGGAGACCGAAGCCTTAGATATGGGTGTTGACGATTATTTATTTTCAGGAAATTGGTGCCTTATCGAATGGGCAGAAAAAATTCCGAATTTACTTCCTGATGATTTTTCGGTGGCTAAATTAACGCAAACCATCGACGGTAAAAGACATTTAACATTGAGCTAA
- a CDS encoding DUF4258 domain-containing protein: MKFYQRFAYYLVGLVMGCFFVAVVFSGKDTRCNYFPNARVLNDLRTKPFLYDIEASRRLSEDWVDTLDIKNTLTNGDVDFDKSNIKEEGGKLYVIYGKTRKGKEITLEVINYPDKAVLRNIIKKDK, encoded by the coding sequence ATGAAGTTTTACCAACGTTTCGCCTACTACTTAGTAGGTTTAGTTATGGGCTGTTTTTTTGTTGCTGTTGTATTCAGCGGAAAAGACACACGTTGCAATTATTTTCCCAATGCCCGAGTTTTAAATGACTTAAGAACTAAGCCGTTCCTTTATGATATTGAAGCCTCGCGAAGACTTTCAGAAGATTGGGTAGATACACTTGACATCAAAAACACCTTGACTAATGGTGATGTTGATTTTGATAAAAGCAATATCAAAGAAGAAGGAGGTAAACTCTATGTCATCTATGGCAAAACCAGAAAAGGAAAAGAAATCACCTTAGAAGTTATCAATTACCCTGACAAAGCCGTATTGAGAAATATAATCAAGAAAGATAAATAA
- a CDS encoding MBL fold metallo-hydrolase: protein MKIEQIYTGCLAHVAYYLESDGEAAIFDPLREVQPYIDRARKDIAKIKYVFETHFHADFVSGHLDLASKEKATIVYGPTAKPNFEALIAKNNQIFEVGKCKVKAIHTPGHTMESTCYLLINEEGKEFGIITGDTLFIGDVGRPDLAQHVIADLTQDKLARLLFHSLREKIMPLADDLIVYPNHGAGSACGKMMSKEITDTLGNQKRTNYALNPQFTEDEFVLAILTGLNTPPAYFPKNVLMNIQGYESLDAVMLRGQKPFDAKTFELVANETQALILDTRKASEFCKGFIPNSINIGLESNFAMWVGELIPDLKQQILIVADDNEKVQETIIRLSRVGYDYCIGYLDGGFQTWKNVNKEIDTIDRITAEDLVILEEIHKVPIFDVRKRSEFQSEHIVGAQNVPLNEINNYLDAFPRDQFFVIHCLGGYRSMIAASILKQRGFENFADVVGGFNEIKITATPISDYVCPTTLL, encoded by the coding sequence ATGAAAATCGAACAAATTTATACCGGATGTTTGGCTCATGTAGCCTATTATTTAGAAAGTGATGGGGAAGCCGCTATTTTTGACCCTTTGAGAGAAGTCCAACCCTACATTGACAGAGCTAGGAAAGATATTGCCAAAATAAAATATGTTTTTGAAACTCATTTTCATGCCGATTTTGTCTCGGGACATTTAGATTTAGCTTCAAAGGAAAAGGCTACCATTGTTTACGGACCAACAGCAAAACCCAATTTTGAAGCTTTGATTGCCAAAAATAATCAGATTTTTGAGGTCGGGAAGTGCAAGGTAAAAGCCATTCATACTCCGGGACATACTATGGAAAGCACTTGTTATTTATTGATAAATGAAGAGGGGAAAGAGTTTGGAATTATAACAGGAGATACTTTGTTTATTGGAGATGTTGGAAGACCAGACTTGGCACAACATGTTATTGCAGATTTAACACAAGATAAATTAGCTCGATTATTATTCCACTCTTTAAGAGAAAAAATCATGCCTCTTGCAGATGACTTGATTGTTTATCCAAATCATGGAGCAGGAAGTGCTTGTGGTAAAATGATGAGTAAAGAAATCACAGATACTTTAGGAAATCAAAAAAGAACGAATTATGCTTTAAATCCACAATTCACAGAAGACGAATTTGTATTGGCCATATTGACTGGGCTGAATACTCCTCCAGCATATTTTCCTAAGAATGTTTTAATGAATATTCAAGGCTATGAAAGTTTGGATGCCGTTATGCTTCGGGGTCAGAAACCATTTGATGCCAAAACTTTTGAACTTGTTGCTAATGAAACGCAAGCTTTAATTTTGGACACCCGTAAAGCATCAGAATTTTGTAAAGGGTTTATTCCCAATAGTATCAATATTGGATTGGAAAGTAATTTTGCTATGTGGGTTGGGGAATTAATCCCCGATTTGAAACAACAGATTTTAATCGTAGCAGATGATAATGAGAAAGTTCAAGAAACTATTATTCGATTGTCAAGAGTAGGTTATGATTATTGCATTGGCTATTTGGATGGGGGTTTTCAGACCTGGAAGAATGTCAATAAAGAAATCGATACTATAGATAGAATCACCGCAGAGGATTTAGTTATTTTGGAAGAAATTCATAAAGTGCCCATTTTTGATGTTAGAAAGCGAAGCGAATTTCAGTCAGAGCATATTGTTGGGGCTCAAAATGTTCCTTTAAATGAAATCAATAATTATTTGGATGCATTCCCAAGAGACCAATTTTTTGTAATTCATTGTTTGGGTGGATATCGTAGTATGATTGCAGCTTCTATATTAAAACAAAGAGGATTTGAAAATTTTGCAGATGTAGTAGGAGGGTTCAACGAAATCAAAATAACAGCAACTCCAATTTCAGACTATGTTTGTCCGACAACATTATTATAG
- the gyrB gene encoding DNA topoisomerase (ATP-hydrolyzing) subunit B, with product MSDEIKKNSYSADSIQALEGMEHVRMRPSMYIGDTGVRGLHHLVYEVVDNSIDEALAGHCDTIGVIINEDNSVTVEDNGRGIPVDMHKKEGVSALEVVMTKIGAGGKFDKDSYKVSGGLHGVGVSCVNALSDHLRATVFREGKVYEQEYEKGKAMYPVKQIGETTKRGTMVTFHPDKSIFTQTIEYSYDTLAGRMRELSFLNKGITITLTDRRDVNDKGEFNSEVFHSKEGLKEFVRFLDKGREAIISHVIGMENEKGEVPVEVALVYNTSYSENIFSYVNNINTHEGGTHLQGFRMGLTRTLKKYADASGLLDKLKFEISGDDFREGLTAIISVKVSEPQFEGQTKTKLGNREVVSPVSQAVAEMLENYLEENPNDAKIIVQKVILAAQARHAAKKAREMVQRKTVLGGGGLPGKLSDCSEQDPAKCEVYLVEGDSAGGTAKQGRDRNFQAILPLRGKILNVEKAMHHKVFENEEIRNIFTALGVTIGTDEDSKALNLEKLRYHKVIIMCDADVDGSHISTLILTFFFRFMKELIEGGHVYIAAPPLYLVKKGNKKEYAWNDDQRDSANERMGGSAAIQRYKGLGEMNAEQLWETTMDPNFRTLRRVTIDSLAEADRVFSMLMGDEVPPRREFIEKNAVYAKIDA from the coding sequence ATGAGCGACGAGATTAAAAAGAACAGTTATTCGGCCGATAGTATTCAGGCATTAGAAGGAATGGAGCACGTAAGAATGCGCCCTTCCATGTATATTGGAGATACTGGAGTTAGAGGTTTGCATCACTTGGTTTATGAAGTGGTAGATAACTCTATCGATGAGGCTTTAGCTGGACATTGTGACACTATCGGTGTTATTATAAACGAAGATAATTCGGTTACCGTTGAAGATAACGGACGTGGAATTCCTGTTGACATGCACAAAAAAGAAGGTGTGTCAGCTCTTGAGGTGGTAATGACCAAAATTGGTGCAGGAGGAAAGTTTGATAAAGATTCCTATAAAGTTTCTGGAGGTCTTCACGGAGTTGGAGTTTCCTGCGTAAATGCACTTTCTGATCATTTGAGAGCTACTGTTTTCAGAGAAGGAAAAGTGTACGAGCAAGAATACGAAAAAGGAAAAGCAATGTATCCTGTAAAGCAAATTGGCGAAACAACCAAACGCGGAACCATGGTTACTTTCCATCCTGATAAAAGTATCTTTACACAAACTATAGAATACTCCTACGATACCCTTGCTGGACGTATGCGTGAGTTGTCTTTCTTGAACAAAGGAATCACAATAACACTTACGGATAGAAGAGATGTAAATGATAAAGGGGAATTCAATTCAGAAGTTTTTCATTCCAAAGAAGGATTAAAAGAATTTGTTCGGTTTTTAGATAAAGGTAGAGAAGCTATCATTTCGCATGTAATTGGCATGGAAAATGAAAAAGGGGAAGTTCCTGTTGAAGTAGCATTGGTTTATAACACTAGCTATTCTGAAAACATTTTCTCTTATGTAAATAATATCAATACTCACGAAGGAGGAACGCATTTGCAAGGTTTCCGTATGGGATTAACCCGTACCTTGAAAAAATATGCTGATGCTTCTGGACTTTTAGATAAATTGAAATTTGAGATTTCAGGGGATGACTTCCGTGAAGGATTAACCGCTATCATTTCAGTAAAAGTTTCAGAGCCTCAATTTGAAGGACAAACTAAAACCAAATTGGGTAACAGAGAAGTAGTTTCTCCAGTATCTCAAGCAGTGGCTGAAATGTTAGAAAACTATTTGGAAGAAAATCCAAATGATGCTAAAATCATTGTTCAGAAAGTTATTCTAGCAGCTCAAGCACGTCATGCAGCTAAAAAAGCACGTGAAATGGTACAACGTAAAACCGTTTTAGGCGGTGGAGGTTTACCAGGAAAATTGTCTGATTGTTCAGAACAAGATCCAGCAAAATGCGAAGTGTATCTTGTAGAGGGAGATTCGGCGGGTGGAACTGCTAAGCAAGGTCGTGATAGAAACTTTCAAGCGATTTTGCCTTTGAGAGGTAAGATTCTGAATGTGGAAAAAGCCATGCATCACAAGGTATTTGAAAACGAAGAGATTCGAAATATATTCACCGCACTAGGGGTTACCATTGGTACGGATGAAGATTCTAAAGCCTTGAACTTAGAAAAGCTGCGTTATCATAAAGTAATCATCATGTGTGATGCCGACGTCGACGGTAGTCACATTTCTACCTTAATATTAACGTTCTTCTTCCGATTTATGAAAGAACTGATTGAAGGCGGACACGTTTATATTGCAGCACCACCTTTATATTTAGTTAAAAAAGGAAACAAAAAAGAATACGCTTGGAATGATGATCAACGTGATTCAGCTAATGAGAGAATGGGAGGAAGTGCAGCGATTCAACGTTACAAAGGTCTAGGGGAAATGAATGCTGAGCAATTATGGGAAACTACCATGGATCCAAACTTTAGAACTTTACGTCGTGTAACTATCGATAGTTTAGCGGAAGCCGATAGAGTATTCTCTATGTTGATGGGAGATGAAGTGCCACCAAGAAGAGAGTTTATAGAGAAGAATGCAGTGTATGCTAAGATAGATGCATAG
- a CDS encoding alanine dehydrogenase — MAITPFTKQQLLPQEEKLEVYRHKSELFIGIPKETSYQERRICLTPDAVNSLTSHGHKVMIESGAGLSSSYTDKEFSDAGATITKDAKKVLSCPMILKVEPLTMEEIALVNSNTIVISAIQLKTRKKEYFEALAKKKITALAFEYIKDEDGSYPAVKSLSEIAGTASVLIAAELMINNEFGKGLLLGNITGVPPTDVVILGAGTAGEFAAKTALGLGANVKVFDNSITKLRRLQNNLNQRIFTSTIQPKSLLKALRRCDVAIGALRGKERCPVVVTETMVEHMKKGAVIVDISIDTGGCFETSEVTTHENPTFIKNNIIHYCVPNIPSRYSKTASLSISNIITPYLLQIAEDGGLESAIRCNKGLKNGVYLYHGILTNKAIGDWFNLPDNDINLIVF, encoded by the coding sequence ATGGCTATTACCCCTTTCACAAAGCAACAGCTTTTACCTCAAGAGGAAAAATTAGAAGTATATCGTCATAAAAGCGAGCTCTTCATAGGAATACCCAAAGAAACTTCTTATCAAGAAAGACGTATTTGCTTAACTCCCGATGCAGTTAATTCACTGACTTCTCACGGTCATAAAGTAATGATTGAATCGGGTGCTGGATTAAGTTCAAGCTATACCGACAAAGAATTCAGCGATGCTGGAGCAACGATTACTAAAGATGCCAAAAAAGTTTTAAGTTGCCCCATGATACTCAAGGTCGAACCTTTAACCATGGAGGAAATTGCCTTAGTCAATAGCAATACCATTGTCATTTCTGCCATTCAATTAAAGACTCGAAAAAAAGAATATTTCGAAGCTTTAGCCAAGAAAAAAATAACGGCTCTAGCTTTTGAATACATCAAAGATGAAGACGGTTCCTATCCTGCTGTGAAATCATTAAGCGAAATCGCAGGAACGGCCTCAGTATTAATTGCAGCCGAATTAATGATTAACAACGAATTCGGAAAAGGATTATTACTAGGCAATATCACTGGAGTTCCCCCTACCGATGTAGTGATTCTTGGCGCTGGAACTGCTGGAGAATTTGCCGCAAAAACTGCTTTAGGCTTAGGAGCCAATGTAAAAGTTTTTGACAACTCCATCACCAAACTACGTCGTTTACAAAATAATTTAAATCAAAGAATATTTACTTCTACTATTCAGCCAAAATCATTGTTAAAAGCTTTGCGAAGATGTGATGTGGCGATTGGAGCTTTGCGAGGTAAAGAACGTTGCCCAGTTGTTGTTACTGAGACGATGGTAGAACACATGAAAAAAGGAGCTGTAATTGTTGATATTAGTATTGATACTGGAGGTTGTTTTGAAACTTCGGAAGTAACAACTCACGAAAATCCAACTTTTATCAAAAATAACATTATTCATTATTGCGTCCCGAATATCCCTTCTCGATATTCCAAAACGGCTTCGCTTTCTATTAGCAATATTATCACACCTTACCTTCTTCAAATTGCTGAAGATGGTGGTTTAGAGAGTGCTATCCGTTGTAATAAAGGGTTGAAAAATGGAGTCTATCTCTATCATGGAATTTTAACCAACAAAGCGATTGGCGATTGGTTCAATTTACCAGATAATGATATTAATTTGATTGTTTTTTAA
- the secDF gene encoding protein translocase subunit SecDF, producing MQNKGLVKFFAILFALVSIYQLSFTFVANKVKNDAKAFAGGHPEKEIKYLDSIGKEKVFSLGFTDFNYNEVKDKQINKGLDLEGGINVILQISVKDVLKGLSNYSKNPVFNKALEDATRDRVGNQSYLDAFYIAFDNESRGTVKLADPSIFANRNLQGEIDFKMTDAQVKKVLGKKVDESVESAFGVLRKRIDKFGVTQPNIAKLGQTGRILVELPGAKDVDRIKKLLQSTAQLEFWETYKAEELMGFLGSANEALKATVKTDEKVAAAKPADSLTKLLTDKDKDSTATKKGKNPLFDKFISQGGGPILVIASPKDTAVINGYLKRPEIHNLLPADKRYAKFVWGKPEVKVDEKTKKETETVGLYALKGNRDNVAPLSGGVIVDAMDTFDQMGKPAVSMQMNGQGARVWEELTGRAYTQKSYIAIALDNIVYSAPGVTSGPISGGRSEISGNFDIAETKDLANVLRAGKLPAAAEIVQSEVVGPSLGQKAIDAGTTSSIVGFLLVCLWMVFYYGRAGWYANVALLVNLLFLFGILASLGAVLTLPGIAGIVLTLGTAVDANIIIYERAKEELRDGKSLADAVKASYGWKGAMRSIIDANVTHVLTGAILFIFGTGPIQGFATTLLIGIFTSLFTSIFIARMFIDRDIAKNANLTFTTNLTKNWFTGFHFDFIGIKKWSYLISSIVIIGSCVSFYVNGLDEGVDFVGGRTFQVKFEKPVEPTQVSDELSAEFKTGVEAKVFGEDDQLKITTKYKIKEDGVGVDKEVNEKLYNGLKKYFNANMTYDKFINTYDGKQVGVLQASKVGAAISADIKTNSFWAVLGAMLVVGLYLVISFRKWQYSLGALAAVVHDVIFVLGIYSICYKFMPFHMEMDQHFIAAILTVIGYSMNDTVIVFDRIREFLAGDRKGHFKDVVNASINTTLSRTLNTSLTMIMVLLIMFIFGGESIRGFIFAMLIGIIVGTYSSLFIATPVLVDTMSKEAIEDIEKRHGN from the coding sequence ATGCAGAATAAAGGACTAGTTAAATTTTTCGCAATACTATTTGCATTGGTAAGTATCTACCAACTTTCATTCACATTTGTGGCCAACAAGGTAAAAAATGATGCCAAGGCTTTTGCAGGAGGACATCCTGAAAAAGAAATTAAATATCTTGACTCTATTGGAAAAGAAAAAGTTTTCAGTTTAGGGTTTACCGATTTTAATTACAATGAAGTAAAAGATAAACAAATCAATAAAGGTCTTGACCTTGAAGGAGGAATTAACGTTATTCTACAAATATCTGTAAAAGATGTATTGAAAGGATTGTCTAATTACTCTAAAAACCCAGTTTTCAATAAAGCGTTAGAAGATGCAACTAGAGACAGAGTGGGGAATCAAAGTTACTTAGATGCTTTTTATATTGCTTTTGATAATGAGTCAAGAGGGACTGTGAAATTAGCAGATCCTAGTATTTTTGCGAATAGAAATTTACAAGGAGAAATTGATTTCAAAATGACAGATGCTCAAGTGAAAAAAGTCTTGGGTAAAAAAGTTGATGAGTCAGTAGAATCTGCCTTTGGTGTATTAAGAAAACGTATCGATAAGTTTGGGGTAACTCAACCAAATATAGCTAAATTAGGTCAAACAGGAAGAATCTTGGTAGAATTACCAGGAGCTAAAGATGTTGACCGTATTAAAAAATTATTACAAAGTACCGCTCAATTAGAGTTCTGGGAAACTTATAAAGCAGAAGAATTAATGGGCTTCTTAGGTTCGGCTAACGAGGCTTTGAAAGCAACCGTTAAAACGGATGAGAAAGTAGCTGCTGCAAAACCTGCAGATTCATTGACTAAATTGTTAACAGACAAAGACAAAGATTCAACGGCTACAAAAAAAGGAAAAAACCCTTTATTTGATAAATTCATTTCTCAAGGTGGAGGACCAATCTTAGTTATTGCTTCGCCAAAAGATACTGCTGTAATCAACGGTTATTTAAAAAGACCAGAGATTCACAACTTATTACCAGCAGACAAACGTTACGCTAAATTTGTTTGGGGAAAACCAGAAGTTAAAGTAGATGAAAAAACCAAAAAAGAAACAGAAACTGTTGGTTTGTATGCTTTAAAAGGTAACAGAGACAATGTAGCGCCGTTAAGTGGTGGTGTTATTGTAGATGCTATGGATACGTTTGACCAAATGGGTAAACCAGCCGTTTCTATGCAAATGAACGGACAAGGTGCAAGAGTTTGGGAAGAATTAACAGGAAGAGCTTACACTCAAAAAAGCTATATCGCTATTGCTTTAGATAACATTGTGTATTCTGCACCTGGAGTTACTTCAGGTCCAATTTCTGGAGGTAGATCTGAAATCTCTGGAAACTTTGATATTGCTGAAACTAAAGATTTAGCCAACGTATTAAGAGCTGGTAAATTACCTGCTGCTGCCGAGATTGTACAATCTGAAGTAGTTGGACCTTCTTTAGGTCAAAAAGCTATTGATGCAGGTACAACATCGTCTATTGTTGGATTCTTATTAGTATGTTTATGGATGGTGTTCTATTACGGAAGAGCGGGTTGGTATGCTAACGTTGCGCTTTTAGTGAACTTACTTTTCTTATTCGGAATCTTAGCAAGTTTAGGTGCGGTTTTAACTTTACCAGGTATTGCAGGTATCGTGTTAACATTAGGTACAGCAGTAGATGCGAACATCATCATCTATGAAAGGGCAAAAGAAGAGCTAAGGGATGGGAAGTCATTAGCTGATGCAGTAAAAGCATCTTACGGTTGGAAAGGAGCTATGCGTTCTATCATTGATGCAAACGTTACTCACGTTTTAACTGGAGCTATTTTATTCATCTTCGGTACTGGTCCAATCCAAGGATTTGCAACTACTTTATTAATTGGTATTTTCACTTCGTTATTTACTTCTATCTTCATCGCAAGAATGTTTATTGATAGAGATATCGCGAAAAATGCTAACTTAACATTTACAACTAACTTAACTAAAAATTGGTTTACAGGTTTCCATTTTGATTTCATTGGAATTAAAAAATGGTCATATTTAATTTCCTCTATTGTTATTATTGGAAGTTGTGTTTCATTTTATGTTAATGGTTTAGACGAAGGTGTTGATTTTGTTGGAGGAAGAACGTTCCAAGTGAAATTTGAAAAACCAGTAGAACCTACTCAAGTATCAGATGAATTATCAGCTGAATTTAAAACAGGGGTTGAGGCTAAAGTATTTGGTGAAGATGACCAATTAAAAATTACAACAAAATACAAAATTAAAGAAGATGGAGTAGGAGTTGATAAAGAAGTTAATGAAAAATTATACAATGGCTTGAAAAAATATTTCAACGCTAATATGACTTATGATAAATTCATCAATACTTATGACGGAAAACAAGTAGGAGTATTGCAAGCTTCTAAAGTAGGAGCTGCGATTTCTGCCGATATTAAGACTAACTCATTCTGGGCGGTTTTAGGAGCTATGTTAGTAGTTGGTTTATATCTTGTAATTTCCTTCCGTAAATGGCAGTATTCTCTTGGAGCATTAGCTGCAGTAGTCCATGACGTTATCTTTGTATTAGGTATTTATTCTATTTGTTACAAGTTCATGCCTTTCCACATGGAAATGGATCAGCACTTTATCGCAGCTATCTTAACAGTAATTGGATACTCTATGAATGATACCGTAATTGTATTTGACAGAATTAGAGAGTTCTTAGCTGGAGACAGAAAAGGACACTTTAAAGATGTGGTAAATGCTTCTATTAATACTACGTTATCAAGAACATTAAATACTTCGTTAACGATGATTATGGTATTATTAATCATGTTCATTTTTGGTGGAGAATCAATCAGAGGATTTATCTTCGCTATGTTGATTGGTATTATCGTAGGAACTTATTCATCGTTATTCATAGCAACACCAGTTTTAGTGGATACCATGAGCAAAGAAGCTATTGAAGATATTGAAAAAAGACACGGTAACTAA